From a single Bacteroidota bacterium genomic region:
- a CDS encoding T9SS type A sorting domain-containing protein, with the protein MKKLIIVLGILLTTGLSSVFGQVVLTENFNYTSANVLVDDPANTIWKRQAGDSTKFTVSGGLTFGNYSGSGIANGVTISTVSPSNNNQIKFNLTTISSGTVYSSFLMNVNSALQATDQQILAYSDGLRGVQLYARKSGSQFQFGIRKNTTGTVTYSTQLYNFSTTYMVVLKTVINAGSSNDTHSLIVFDSDTQIPSIEPSATITPSDNNQTDANIGRVQLHGGVPGTFDGLRITRTWAEAVSILANRVAAVTSGSVSSISQSTATVTGTLTSLGWTSGGAAGTISERGVAWDVNPAPARETNAAVSADATNAFSANLTGLPAGQLIYARPYAVNATGTAYGSQLTFYTFSDEPSSHSSTFFASYNSPTSIALDWDFVSGAAGYVVLRRAGSAPTGLPTDGAAVTVGQVIGNSTVAYVGSFSSDTSAVVTGLSTNVNYHFKVIPFGYDGVNPGTYNYKTDGTISATNLLLLPPGVDAESDIVETPGFSYNSDIPYITFSSSDLNVSNSVALWGIRVRDGGADETDSDVHPTTLSQLDLSITNHTSLNRLGLYDGNTELAEVEVTGSTVSFTGFTVTADDNTGKNLTLRASFRSAVTDNQQIGFSVTGTGISGTSSVFSTPDGGAPSSSLAGNVNRIEVSATIAAVTSQPSAGSAFEVGAVWVPSIVASFVDGNNNLDTDYSASVSVVENGSGLLSNSTVTPVSGVATFSALSHNTVEALTLSLSAPGIGTIALNSVSIINPQSQLFVEDMYDGSLNTPSSPYNTNTWIDFDNSGTLTFSSGTGSPTLTPGTLATTAPVSTNYSGASGSYYVNLAPNQGLSLGGINTTAYSNLRLSFGFRFSTYTVFNSSNTFLEYSTNGTTWTAINVPGLFTLPTSNDWYYISNLALPQAAVTANLRLRWRHTLTNETWRIDDVRLTGSLVLASQPSVLASSATTSSVGNSFLTLSWTNGNGGARMVLAKEGSAVDALPVDGTGYSANTTFGQGDQIGTGNFVVYSGTGSSVSVSGLSQGSTYHFSVVEFNGSGTTANYMASGLTASETTINQAYAELSDIIVVGESESISISSLVNQASPLSSTTGAPVWGFTIRDGGTGFEFDAYPTQILSLVIKKGTGNTTGPWSSVLKGASLLDGTAHVADAVIGDSTLTFTFGSPLSVPDGASRSYSLRVSLNETGLTDNQTLGFRLDPSMIQQDEPGSATSRFAAFAEIQSGVGLNRIAVTATRLMITQEPVNTVSGDTLKPSLSVAAVDANQNADSDFTSEVSVSSLNENLAIGSETTVSATAGSAVFDNLVASGPDPSVRLFVSASGLQNDTTKTFVIRAVQPVSPVTGLVATQVGNTSFQLQWNNPGSGSVLVTMRSGSGETGFPVDGQVYDANSEFGAGDEMSPSEYVVYSGSDTSVTITGLTGGVTYYYYAYRFNGDGATTNYLGTASSGSQTTVETAYASLSDVVAVEESEAISVSSLVNQPAPLSASNGASVWAVSVRDGGGVFEFDNLPTELLGLKIFRGPADSTGSWTTVLNAASLFDGTTHLADAIIGDTSLIFSFGSAVSVPDGQNKTLSLRISLKPSGLTDNQTLGFAVTDSSVVQAAPGSSTSRFASFSPVNSASNMNRINVIASQLNITQSPDLTVSGDTLKPFLWVEATDANLNLDTDYSSDILVSSLNNNLTSGSTATVTATDGFAEFSGLVAQNPGASVRLVASSGSLQNDTTNVFVIRAVEPVSSVTGLVANQVGNTFFRLQWNNPGTGSVLVTMRSGLGGNGLPVDGLAYNANSVFGEGDEISPSEFVVYSGSDTSVNVTGLTEGEIYHFRAYRFNGNGETANYLQSASSGSQATVETAYASLSDVVAVAESETIGISSIENAETINAKSDGVEVWSFRIRDGGEESFEFDSYDTEVLGLDIVAGEVNTVPDWSAAIQAAALFAGTEKVADAIVGESSMSFTFGTPVVAPDGGHITLNLVLSLNPAGITDGQQFSFAIDETGVTQDEPGSATSRFTTFAAGSATGTNVVSVMATSLQLVSQPDDVPVGESLADLLIRTVDANGVLDIDVADLEISVTVNNNTLDAESQQTVTFNDGIATFTGLVLTQENLETSLTFNAGEYPSVSSDAFRVFTAGGLSEGSVLISQFHQDVDGQGTAFIELANPGSGWQDLRNVNLVIQDGSGNTVYSAAVGDILPPNTYWLISSSETIENDRSGLVNADQVISIEVPESGQIALITNDLVKLDGVAYGSVAVNNLGDGEPASGTLVDGWKRVFEGVDTDENNVDFESVTGFNLVIKNSQSGIFVEEFITLEDDIPVLTIMSGTVGSSVTVTRQLNLTGSAVYNTESSVSIVNDKSWAIGNGNGWFTGEILRHVQSEATYRFPVGSETASFDVNLTVSGVPESGTMFYVYYRPTDPDVVGELPLGILDYYTGGFWTINTDGVNGTGSVSLTVDTENIQDYFLSEDRSDYVLLVRTDNESPWMIASGTVSVDGYLITAENINQYGEFTIGFYDESTVPVELSSFELIKDGNSALLKWSTRTENNNYGFHVEQAVLTASGRGAWKSVDFVSGKGTTTSPSDYEWAIRETSKPAVYRLRQVDLDGSETILEEVLFEGLATRFAVLGNYPNPFNPTTLIRVSVPEEGRVRLSVVNVLGQEVRTLIDDKMMPGITDIPFDASGLASGMYWAVFSADGQKRSMIRMILLK; encoded by the coding sequence ATGAAAAAACTGATTATCGTATTGGGAATTCTGTTAACGACCGGTTTGTCTTCTGTTTTTGGTCAGGTTGTTTTAACTGAAAATTTTAACTATACCAGTGCGAATGTACTTGTTGATGATCCTGCGAATACAATTTGGAAAAGACAAGCTGGTGATTCCACAAAATTCACTGTATCCGGTGGCTTGACATTTGGAAATTATAGCGGCTCTGGAATTGCTAATGGTGTCACCATCAGTACAGTTTCGCCAAGTAATAATAACCAAATCAAATTTAACCTGACCACCATTTCATCAGGAACGGTCTACAGTTCCTTCCTGATGAATGTGAACTCAGCGCTTCAGGCCACTGACCAACAAATCCTGGCATATAGTGATGGCCTCCGTGGTGTACAGCTTTATGCAAGGAAATCAGGTAGTCAGTTTCAATTCGGAATAAGAAAGAATACAACGGGTACGGTCACTTATTCGACCCAATTGTACAACTTTTCAACTACCTATATGGTGGTTCTGAAGACTGTCATTAACGCAGGTTCGTCCAATGACACTCACTCACTAATTGTATTTGATTCTGATACACAAATCCCAAGTATCGAGCCTTCTGCAACCATTACTCCATCCGATAACAATCAGACAGATGCAAACATTGGCAGAGTCCAGCTTCATGGTGGAGTCCCTGGCACCTTTGATGGTCTCCGTATCACCCGCACATGGGCTGAAGCTGTTTCGATTCTGGCAAACCGTGTTGCCGCCGTTACCTCTGGGTCGGTTTCTTCAATCTCTCAATCCACAGCCACTGTAACAGGAACCTTAACCTCCCTTGGTTGGACCTCAGGTGGTGCAGCTGGTACCATTTCAGAACGGGGAGTAGCCTGGGATGTGAATCCGGCCCCTGCCCGTGAAACCAATGCGGCCGTTTCTGCAGATGCAACCAATGCCTTTTCCGCTAATCTGACGGGGCTTCCTGCTGGACAATTGATCTATGCCAGACCCTATGCGGTGAATGCGACGGGTACCGCCTATGGATCTCAACTGACCTTCTACACCTTTTCTGATGAACCCTCTTCGCATTCTTCGACCTTTTTTGCATCGTATAACTCCCCGACCAGCATCGCGCTCGACTGGGATTTTGTGTCGGGTGCAGCGGGATATGTGGTACTCAGAAGGGCAGGTTCTGCTCCGACCGGACTTCCTACTGATGGAGCAGCCGTAACGGTTGGGCAGGTGATCGGAAACAGTACTGTTGCATACGTCGGTTCTTTTTCCTCCGATACCTCTGCTGTGGTCACGGGTCTTTCTACCAATGTCAATTACCACTTCAAGGTGATTCCTTTTGGTTATGATGGAGTCAATCCGGGGACTTACAACTATAAGACGGATGGAACCATTTCGGCCACGAACTTACTGCTGCTGCCTCCTGGCGTTGATGCTGAATCTGATATCGTGGAAACACCCGGCTTTTCTTACAACTCAGATATTCCCTATATCACTTTCTCTTCCTCAGATCTGAATGTTTCCAATTCTGTGGCGCTCTGGGGAATCAGAGTGCGCGATGGCGGAGCGGATGAAACCGACAGTGATGTTCATCCGACCACTCTGTCTCAACTGGATCTCAGCATTACCAACCATACCAGTCTGAATCGTCTCGGACTGTACGATGGAAACACAGAACTTGCCGAGGTTGAAGTAACCGGTTCAACGGTCAGTTTCACCGGATTCACGGTCACCGCGGATGATAACACCGGGAAAAACCTGACCCTTCGTGCGTCCTTCCGTTCCGCCGTAACGGATAATCAGCAAATCGGATTTTCGGTTACCGGTACAGGCATCAGCGGAACCTCTTCAGTCTTTTCGACTCCTGATGGTGGTGCACCGTCCTCCTCTTTGGCCGGAAATGTGAACCGGATAGAGGTATCAGCTACCATCGCTGCTGTGACCAGTCAGCCCTCTGCCGGGTCCGCTTTCGAAGTCGGAGCTGTCTGGGTTCCCTCCATTGTGGCTTCTTTCGTGGATGGTAATAACAATCTGGATACCGACTACTCAGCCTCCGTTTCAGTTGTGGAGAATGGAAGCGGCCTGCTGTCCAATTCAACCGTGACTCCGGTCTCTGGTGTAGCCACCTTTTCCGCTCTCAGCCATAATACGGTGGAAGCACTGACGCTTTCTCTGAGCGCCCCCGGCATCGGCACAATTGCCTTGAATTCCGTTTCCATCATCAATCCTCAATCGCAATTGTTTGTAGAGGATATGTATGATGGTTCTCTTAATACACCTTCTTCTCCATATAACACAAATACCTGGATTGATTTTGACAACTCAGGAACGCTGACGTTTAGCAGCGGGACTGGTTCCCCCACCCTGACGCCTGGTACTTTGGCTACCACAGCACCCGTTTCCACAAATTATTCAGGCGCCTCCGGGTCTTATTATGTCAATCTGGCCCCTAACCAAGGGTTAAGCCTTGGGGGAATTAATACTACAGCCTACAGCAATTTGCGCTTGTCTTTTGGTTTCAGGTTTTCCACATATACCGTTTTCAATTCATCTAACACCTTCCTTGAATATTCCACCAACGGTACCACATGGACGGCCATTAATGTGCCCGGGCTATTCACATTGCCAACCTCTAATGATTGGTATTATATATCGAATCTTGCCCTTCCTCAGGCTGCTGTTACTGCCAACCTCCGTTTGCGCTGGCGGCATACTCTCACAAATGAGACCTGGCGGATCGATGATGTCAGATTAACCGGATCCCTGGTCCTTGCTTCCCAGCCATCCGTACTGGCCTCGTCAGCAACTACCAGTTCAGTGGGGAATTCTTTCCTGACCCTTTCCTGGACCAATGGAAATGGTGGTGCCCGGATGGTGCTGGCCAAAGAGGGTAGTGCAGTCGATGCGTTGCCTGTTGATGGAACCGGCTATTCAGCCAATACGACTTTTGGACAAGGTGATCAGATCGGAACCGGAAACTTTGTGGTGTATTCGGGAACCGGATCATCCGTTTCCGTTTCTGGTCTTTCACAGGGATCCACTTATCATTTTTCGGTGGTCGAGTTTAACGGATCAGGAACCACTGCTAATTATATGGCATCGGGACTGACCGCATCTGAAACAACCATCAACCAGGCCTATGCCGAACTAAGCGACATCATTGTGGTGGGCGAATCTGAATCAATCAGTATCTCTTCGCTTGTTAACCAGGCCTCACCGCTTTCTTCCACAACCGGTGCACCGGTTTGGGGATTTACCATCCGCGATGGAGGAACCGGATTTGAATTTGATGCCTACCCGACCCAGATCTTATCACTGGTGATTAAAAAGGGAACAGGGAATACCACCGGACCTTGGTCCTCGGTTCTGAAAGGCGCCTCCTTACTGGATGGCACTGCCCATGTGGCTGATGCCGTTATCGGCGATTCAACTCTGACCTTTACTTTTGGTTCACCACTGTCTGTACCGGATGGGGCCAGCCGTTCCTACAGTCTTCGGGTTTCCCTCAACGAGACAGGACTCACCGATAATCAGACACTTGGTTTCAGGTTGGATCCTTCCATGATTCAGCAGGATGAACCCGGAAGTGCGACTTCCCGCTTTGCCGCTTTCGCAGAAATTCAATCCGGCGTGGGTCTGAATCGGATTGCAGTTACGGCAACCCGCCTGATGATTACTCAGGAACCGGTAAACACGGTTTCCGGTGATACTCTTAAGCCGTCACTTTCTGTTGCAGCAGTGGATGCCAACCAGAATGCTGACTCTGATTTTACCTCAGAAGTTTCTGTATCCTCCCTGAACGAAAACCTGGCCATCGGTTCTGAAACCACAGTTTCTGCAACAGCCGGCTCGGCAGTTTTTGATAACCTGGTTGCATCCGGACCTGATCCGTCTGTTCGTTTGTTCGTCTCTGCATCCGGACTTCAGAATGATACCACAAAAACCTTTGTGATAAGAGCGGTTCAGCCAGTTTCACCGGTAACCGGTCTGGTCGCCACTCAGGTTGGAAACACGTCCTTCCAACTCCAGTGGAACAACCCTGGTTCCGGCAGTGTGCTGGTTACCATGAGGTCTGGTTCAGGAGAAACCGGATTTCCTGTTGACGGACAGGTTTACGATGCCAATTCTGAGTTTGGAGCAGGAGATGAAATGTCTCCATCCGAATATGTGGTTTATTCAGGTTCCGATACATCAGTTACGATTACCGGTCTGACCGGAGGTGTTACTTATTATTACTATGCCTATCGGTTTAATGGAGATGGCGCAACCACTAACTATCTGGGAACTGCCTCATCGGGTTCTCAAACCACGGTTGAAACAGCCTATGCTTCTCTGAGTGACGTGGTAGCAGTTGAAGAATCCGAAGCCATTTCGGTTTCCTCTCTGGTCAATCAACCGGCTCCTCTGAGTGCCTCAAACGGTGCGTCCGTTTGGGCTGTATCTGTCCGGGATGGCGGGGGAGTCTTCGAATTTGATAATCTCCCTACTGAATTGCTTGGATTGAAGATCTTCCGTGGTCCGGCCGATTCTACCGGGTCATGGACAACGGTCCTCAATGCGGCTTCTCTGTTTGATGGTACCACCCATCTGGCTGATGCAATCATCGGTGATACCTCACTGATCTTTTCTTTTGGATCTGCTGTATCGGTTCCTGATGGACAAAACAAAACCCTCAGTCTGCGGATTTCGCTGAAACCCTCTGGTCTGACCGATAATCAGACACTCGGATTTGCGGTTACCGATAGTTCGGTGGTTCAGGCAGCTCCCGGCAGTTCAACCAGCCGGTTTGCTTCATTCAGTCCGGTTAACTCTGCCAGCAATATGAACCGGATAAACGTTATTGCATCGCAGCTCAATATAACCCAGTCTCCGGACCTGACTGTTTCGGGCGACACTTTAAAGCCTTTTCTGTGGGTAGAAGCCACCGACGCCAATCTGAACCTGGATACTGATTATAGCTCAGATATTCTTGTTTCATCTTTGAATAATAACCTGACGAGCGGTTCAACTGCCACAGTAACAGCAACGGATGGTTTTGCAGAATTTTCGGGTTTGGTTGCCCAAAATCCTGGTGCATCAGTTCGTCTGGTTGCCAGTTCTGGATCATTGCAGAATGATACCACCAACGTCTTTGTGATACGTGCTGTTGAACCCGTTTCATCTGTTACAGGACTGGTTGCCAATCAGGTCGGGAACACCTTTTTCCGACTGCAATGGAACAACCCGGGTACCGGCAGCGTGCTGGTTACCATGAGATCTGGTTTAGGAGGGAACGGATTACCAGTTGACGGACTGGCTTACAACGCCAATTCCGTGTTTGGTGAAGGCGATGAAATATCTCCTTCAGAATTTGTGGTTTATTCGGGTTCCGATACCTCTGTAAACGTGACCGGTCTGACTGAAGGGGAGATTTACCATTTCAGAGCTTACCGCTTTAATGGCAATGGCGAGACAGCTAACTATCTGCAATCGGCTTCATCCGGTTCTCAGGCTACAGTGGAAACCGCATATGCATCCCTGAGCGATGTGGTTGCAGTTGCAGAATCAGAAACCATTGGGATTTCTTCCATAGAAAACGCAGAAACCATTAACGCAAAATCGGATGGCGTAGAAGTCTGGTCCTTCAGAATCCGCGATGGCGGGGAAGAATCCTTCGAGTTTGATTCATATGATACAGAAGTGCTTGGGCTGGATATCGTGGCGGGTGAAGTCAACACCGTCCCCGACTGGAGTGCAGCCATTCAGGCCGCTGCATTGTTCGCTGGTACCGAAAAGGTCGCCGACGCGATAGTAGGTGAATCTTCCATGTCATTCACATTTGGTACACCGGTTGTGGCACCCGATGGCGGTCATATAACCTTGAATCTGGTCCTGTCACTGAATCCAGCCGGTATCACAGATGGACAGCAATTCTCATTTGCCATTGATGAAACTGGTGTGACTCAGGATGAACCGGGTAGTGCAACCAGCCGGTTTACAACATTTGCTGCTGGATCTGCCACAGGCACAAACGTTGTATCGGTTATGGCTACCTCTCTTCAGTTGGTCAGCCAGCCAGATGATGTTCCGGTGGGCGAAAGCCTTGCTGATCTTTTAATCCGAACGGTGGACGCCAATGGTGTTCTGGATATCGATGTGGCCGATCTGGAAATATCAGTAACGGTGAATAACAACACATTGGATGCCGAAAGTCAGCAGACGGTAACTTTTAATGATGGTATTGCCACTTTCACAGGTCTGGTTCTCACTCAGGAAAACCTGGAAACCAGCCTGACTTTCAATGCAGGTGAATATCCATCTGTTTCCTCTGATGCTTTCAGAGTCTTTACAGCAGGCGGACTTTCCGAAGGAAGTGTTCTGATCAGTCAATTCCACCAGGATGTTGATGGTCAGGGAACCGCCTTTATTGAACTGGCCAATCCGGGTTCTGGCTGGCAGGATCTCCGCAACGTGAACCTGGTCATTCAGGATGGAAGTGGTAATACGGTTTATTCTGCAGCTGTAGGTGATATTCTTCCTCCCAATACTTACTGGTTGATTTCATCCTCTGAAACCATTGAAAATGACCGATCAGGACTGGTTAACGCTGATCAGGTGATTTCCATTGAAGTTCCCGAATCGGGTCAGATTGCGCTTATCACGAACGATCTGGTAAAACTGGATGGGGTCGCCTATGGAAGCGTTGCAGTAAACAACCTTGGTGATGGCGAACCGGCTTCAGGAACACTGGTTGATGGATGGAAACGGGTGTTTGAGGGTGTCGATACCGATGAAAATAACGTTGATTTTGAATCGGTAACCGGTTTTAACCTGGTTATCAAAAACAGTCAGTCGGGCATATTTGTTGAAGAATTCATCACTCTTGAGGATGATATTCCTGTTTTAACCATCATGTCTGGCACAGTAGGTTCATCTGTCACCGTAACCAGGCAGTTAAACCTGACAGGTTCTGCTGTCTATAATACAGAATCGTCTGTCAGCATTGTAAACGATAAAAGTTGGGCAATCGGAAATGGAAACGGCTGGTTTACAGGTGAGATTCTGCGTCATGTACAATCCGAAGCCACCTATCGGTTCCCGGTTGGATCCGAAACGGCCTCTTTCGATGTGAATCTAACCGTTTCCGGGGTGCCTGAATCTGGTACAATGTTTTATGTTTACTATCGTCCCACCGACCCTGATGTGGTTGGTGAACTTCCGCTTGGTATTCTTGATTATTATACAGGTGGATTCTGGACCATCAATACCGATGGCGTGAACGGAACCGGTTCAGTTTCCCTGACGGTTGATACAGAGAATATCCAGGACTATTTCCTGAGTGAGGACCGGTCAGACTATGTACTGTTGGTTCGGACCGACAATGAATCACCCTGGATGATTGCCAGCGGAACGGTGTCAGTTGACGGATACCTCATCACAGCCGAAAACATCAATCAGTATGGTGAATTCACCATTGGTTTCTATGACGAAAGCACGGTCCCTGTAGAACTGTCCTCCTTTGAATTGATCAAAGACGGTAACTCTGCCTTGCTGAAATGGTCAACCCGTACAGAAAACAACAATTATGGATTCCATGTTGAACAGGCTGTGCTGACTGCATCAGGCCGCGGAGCTTGGAAATCGGTCGATTTTGTCAGTGGAAAGGGAACCACCACTTCACCGTCTGACTATGAATGGGCTATCCGCGAAACATCAAAACCTGCGGTGTACAGACTGCGTCAGGTTGATCTGGATGGATCAGAAACCATTCTGGAAGAAGTGTTGTTCGAAGGCCTTGCCACACGGTTTGCCGTGCTTGGAAACTATCCGAATCCCTTTAATCCTACCACATTGATTCGTGTATCTGTGCCTGAAGAAGGCCGTGTTCGTCTGAGCGTGGTGAATGTGCTGGGACAGGAAGTCCGTACATTAATTGACGATAAAATGATGCCTGGAATCACAGATATTCCCTTTGATGCATCAGGTTTGGCTTCAGGAATGTATTGGGCCGTTTTCTCGGCAGACGGTCAGAAACGATCAATGATTCGCATGATTTTGCTTAAATAA